The following coding sequences are from one Daphnia pulex isolate KAP4 chromosome 11, ASM2113471v1 window:
- the LOC124207223 gene encoding probable ATP-dependent RNA helicase DHX37 has translation MGPNKKGYNWKARQVVKTKIIKAEGVEIEINGAESSKYDECNALVLPSKKRTTKVVKEKKSNQRILSKTQRKKLEKIVDVKKKKANRAELLESLAKFQPSAQELSMMTSLTSVQTKGIKRSIAETNSVTLFDEPGENKQENGAAGGKRRQRWKEKEEKAEVENPQTDANVIGLEVVDESSDSEQEASEDEEIAEDEEAEAEEAVVSEEVVSKEEVSNTNTKEIDASVNAETGAETGGNPQEIKETKSDDTPVPKRESKPAIFVPVHRTAEVQAARMKLPILAEEQAIVEAINENPVVILAGETGSGKTTQVPQFLYEAGYAANGKIIGVTEPRRVAATSMANRVAEEMNLHDGQVGYQIRFEGNVKDNTRIKFMTDGVLLKEVQKDFLLNNYSVVIIDEAHERSVYSDILLGLLSRIVMLRHKRGNPLKMVIMSATLRVEDFTDNQRLFKTKPVVIQVEARQFPVSVHFNKRTAFEDYVDESYRKVCKIHRQLPDGGILVFLTGQQEVNALCRKLRQTFPGVKKTEESKPVETAPSKPEDAPVMSDPEEDEDMEKVLSKIKAKKQNMKKRSKKEVDQRVKINLDHYSALPLQEQEQDHDESLGDLVDSDQELDINDESEALSQSQTAPPLWVLPLYSLLPSYRQQKVFAPPPEGSRLCVVATNVAETSLTIPNVRYVVDTGRVKTKFFDKVTGVSAFHVTWTSQAAANQRAGRAGRTGPGHCYRLYSSAVFNDEFEKFSLPDIARRPIDDLVLQMKSMDIEKVIHFPFPTPPDIQQLYAAERRLLLLNALEPPPRNIRLKQSQEWTSKITPLGRAMAAYPLAPRYAKMLLLSQQHDLLQLSITLVAALSVQELVLDQPADSEPGDTHRRWLGQRRSWAGTGQSLFLGDPMVLVRAVGAAEYSGDIEAFCSTNGIRSKALREVRKLRVQLTNETNLIIPSGTTPIVVDPRMAPPTELQAKQLRQILMAGLPDHVARRIAPNEIKEAEDRRKYKYAYRCPEMEDPVFLNPSSILRYSHPEWIVYQDIYEHDDKIYLRGITAIEPEWLPVFSPSQCTFSAPLELPAPRYDSDQGRIVCHMNVTFGRSGWPLPVMELEFPAGIDRFKFFAQFFLSGDICHPLTKYTKFLLSTPSTMVKTWAKLQPRTQLLLKELTIQNVDSLDTLLGAWQKDTLYLLAAYQAWVPESLHEEVAAHWPPV, from the exons ATGgggccaaataaaaaaggttacaACTGGAAAGCACGTCAAgttgtcaaaacaaaaattattaaagcTGAAGGG GTTGAGATTGAAATAAATGGGGCAGAGTCTTCAAAGTATGATGAGTGCAATGCACTTGTTTTGCCATCAAAGAAAAGGACAACAAAAGTTgttaaagagaagaaatccAACCAGCGGATCTTGTCAAAGACACAACGAAAAAAGCTTGAGAAGATTGTAGatgtcaagaaaaagaaagctaaT agaGCAGAGCTGTTGGAGTCTCTAGCCAAGTTTCAACCCAGTGCCCAGGAACTGTCTATGATGACATCCCTGACTTCAGTTCAAACCAAAGGCATAAAACGATCCATTGCAGAAACTAATTCTGTTACATTATTTGATGAACCTGGAGAAAACAAGCAAGAAAATGGAGCTGCTGGAGGCAAGAGGAGACagagatggaaagaaaaggaagaaaaggctGAAGTTGAAAATCCACAAACTGATGCCAATGTAATTGGTCTAGAAGTGGTTGATGAATCAAGCGATTCAGAACAAGAGGCAtctgaagatgaagaaatagctgaagatgaagaagctgAAGCTGAAGAAGCTGTTGTTTCTGAAGAGGTTGTTTCAAAAGAAGAGGTTTCAAATACCAATACCAAAGAAATTGACGCCTCTGTCAATGCCGAAACGGGTGCCGAAACGGGTGGCAACCCACAAGAAATTAAGGAAACTAAAAGTGATGACACTCCAGTGCCTAAACGTGAGTCAAAGCCGGCCATTTTCGTGCCTGTTCACCGTACGGCGGAAGTTCAAGCTGCAAGAATGAAACTGCCTATTCTTGCTGAAGAGCAAGCAATTGTTGAAGCCATTAATGAAAATCCAGTTGTCATTTTGGCAGGAGAAACTGGAAGTGGCAAAACTACTCAG GTTCCTCAATTTCTCTATGAAGCTGGATATGCTGCTAATGGGAAAATCATTGGTGTCACAGAACCCAGGAGGGTGGCTGCAACATCCATGGCAAATCGTGTGGCCGAGGAGATGAACCTGCATGATGGTCAAGTTGGTTATCAGATTCGTTTTGAAGGCAACGTCAAGGACAATACCCGCATTAAATTCATGACTGACGGTGTTTTGTTAAAG gaagttcaaaaagatttccttCTCAACAACTATTCTGTGGTGATAATCGATGAAGCTCACGAACGCAGTGTTTACTCTGATATTTTACTGGGCCTGCTGTCGCGTATCGTGATGCTGCGACATAAACGAGGAAATCCTTTGAAAATGGTCATTATGTCTGCCACCCTTCGTGTCGAGGACTTTACAGATAACCAACGCCTTTTCAAGACTAAGCCGGTCGTTATACAG GTTGAAGCCAGACAATTTCCCGTGTCAGTACATTTCAATAAACGGACGGCCTTTGAAGATTATGTGGACGAATCCTATCGCAAAGTGTGCAAAATCCATAGACAGTTGCCTGACGGAggcattttagtttttctaaCTGGTCAACAAGAGGTTAATGCCCTTTGTAGAAAACTACGTCAGACGTTTCCGGGTGTCAAGAAGACGGAGGAGTCCAAGCCTGTAGAAACTGCACCATCAAAGCCCGAAGATGCTCCCGTCATGTCCGACCCAGAAGAG GACGAAGACATGGAAAAGGTTTTGTCTAAAATCAAAGCCAAAAAGCAAAACATGAAGAAGCGCTCAAAGAAGGAAGTGGATCAGCGAGTAAAGATCAACTTAGATCATTATTCTGCTTTGCCACTTCAGGAGCAAGAACAAGATCACGATGAAAGTCTCGGCGATTTGGTGGATTCAGATCAAGAACTCGACATCAACGATGAGTCGGAGGCTTTATCTCAGAGTCAAACTGCACCTCCTTTGTGGGTCCTTCCCTTGTATTCCCTTCTACCCTCCTATCGCCAGCAGAAAGTGTTTGCTCCTCCGCCCGAAGGATCGAGATTGTGTGTGGTGGCCACTAATGTCGCAGAAACTTCACTTACGATACCTAACGTCCGTTATGTAGTCGATACTGGtcgagttaaaacaaaattcttcgaTAAAGTCACGGGAGTGTCCGCATTTCACGTTACCTGGACCTCGCAGGCTGCCGCTAACCAGCGTGCTGGTCGCGCTGGTCGTACTGGCCCAGGACATTGTTATCGTCTCTATTCTTCTGCCGTTTTCAATGATGAGTTTGAAAAGTTCTCTTTGCCAGATATCGCAAGAAG GCCGATCGATGATTTAGTTTTGCAAATGAAATCGATGGATATTGAAAAAGTTATTCACTTTCCGTTCCCTACGCCTCCAGATATCCAGCAATTATACGCAGCCGAGCGCCGCTTACTGTTGCTTAATGCTCTCGAACCGCCACCACGCAACATCCGACTGAAAC AAAGTCAAGAGTGGACATCAAAGATTACTCCACTGGGAAGAGCCATGGCCGCCTATCCACTAGCACCACGTTATGCAAAAATGCTTTTGCTCAGCCAACAACATGACCTGCTTCAATTGAGCATCACTTTGGTGGCTGCCTTATCCGTTCAAGAACTCGTACTGGACCAGCCAGCTGATTCTGAGCCAGGCGATACGCACAGAAGATGGCTTGGTCAACGCCGATCCTGGGCTGGAACTGGGCAGTCACTCTTTTTGGGTGATCCAATGGTACTTGTCCGAGCTGTTGGCGCTGCCGAGTATTCGGGTGACATCGAGGCTTTCTGTTCCACAAATGGGATACGCAGCAAAGCCCTACGTGAAGTGCGCAAGTTGCGAGTCCAGCTGACCAACGAGACCAATTTAATTATCCCGTCTGGTACAACTCCCATCGTAGTTGACCCTCGTATGGCACCACCAACAGAGCTTCAAGCGAAACAATTGCGACAAATTCTAATGGCAGGACTTCCAGATCACGTGGCCAGGAGAATAGCTCCAAACGAAATTAAAGAAGCCGAAGACCGTAGGAAATACAAATACGCTTATCGCTGCCCGGAGATGGAGGATCCCGTTTTCCTTAACCCTTCGAGTATCTTGCGCTATTCACACCCTGAATGGATCGTCTATCAAGATATTTATGAACACGATGATAAAATTTATCTGCGTGGTATTACGGCAATCGAACCAGAATGGCTTCCTGTCTTTAGTCCTTCACAGTGTACCTTCTCCGCCCCATTGGAACTTCCTGCTCCTCGTTATGATTCTGATCAGGGAAGAATAGTGTGCCACATGAATGTTACATTCGGAAGAAGTGGTTGGCCTCTACCGGTCATGGAACTCGAATTCCCGGCTGGTATTGACCGGTTCAAGTTTTTCGCCCAATTTTTCCTTAGTGGAGATATCTGCCACCCTTTAACAAA ATATACCAAATTTCTACTATCAACTCCGTCAACAATGGTCAAGACTTGGGCAAAGCTCCAGCCCAGAACACAGTTGTTACTTAAAGAATTGACAATTCAAAACGTCGATAGTTTGGACACGCTTCTTGGCGCTTGGCAAAAAGATACACTCTACCTTTTGGCGGCCTATCAGGCGTGGGTTCCTGAATCTCTGCATGAAGAAGTTGCAGCCCACTGGCCACCCGTGTAA
- the LOC124207227 gene encoding uncharacterized protein LOC124207227 isoform X1, translating to MSQGLDQSAGHQSLSLLATESTRFLKMNTIMDVNYIHVKITSGLYSLVEDSEASKKKVWEKFLRIVYCDTRKMVTDDNSCRGYAACKVCGQICRLGPKGGTKELEDHFSLCSRAAAADNTALRLAEKQLKKENKNQTEKERKDEIKALNKESAFLVMGQESETIPLEEITKARLTRACLSEIPPSIVQFFTDGKSPKDRPMNFYEELQVQLNVLWERFCEAKNEAYTAYTEAQNGALTKQQAIYTVQNATPVQPNLHLGLSYSSANGIDITWVPTDVKSTLGFDRISMIGRNLSELVHPEDYAEIVRVFLTEPSADGRPTVEDSKDFTFPDCRITESIIHRSKTAPQYHTVFLTGYIRQCIRTSREKTSHQDKQIMPAYTDCSCWPRLASFIHIRTYYQYMTLHSIDGRIIQADKRIKMVAGYTCEEVVNKKAHDFIVEDAVSFVSEAQNYWVEKNGRANCISYPLKGKHQIVHVKSRGEFVYYRDSDTNQMVFGFILSNTLIHEDDYQRERSYLQEQWNTSCDTSTSSVEESYNISSSTPEACGIGTPVPMEQDSMATDFQTSFALSPDVSFCMSPDLSFS from the exons atgagTCAGGGATTAGACCAGTCTGCTGGACATCAGTCACTATCTCTCCTCGCAACGGAGAGCACTCGTTTCTTG AAGATGAATACCATAATGGACGTTAATTATATACATGTTAAAATAACCAGTGGTTTATATTCACTCGTGGAGGACAGTGAAGCATCCAAAAAGAAGGTCTGGGAAAAATTCCTTCGCATTGTTTACTGTGATACCAGGAAAATGGTGACAGACGATAACTCGTGTAGAGGCTACGCTGCGTGTAAGGTTTGTGGACAGATTTGCCGTCTGGGGCCCAAAGGCGGAACTAAAGAACTGGAGGATCATTTCAGCCTCTGTtctcgagcagcagcagcagacaatACGGCATTAAG attAGCAGAAAAgcaattgaaaaaggaaaacaagaatCAGACCGAAAAGGAACGTAAGGATGAAATTAAAGCACTCAATAAGGAATCGGCGTTTTTAGTGATGGGTCAAGAAAGTGAAACAATCCCATTGGAAGAGATTACAAAAGCTCGTCTAACGCGTGCTTGTCTGTCGGAAATTCCTCCATCGATAGTCCAATTTTTCACGGATGGAAAATCTCCAAAGGATAGGCCAATGa ACTTTTACGAAGAGCTTCAAGTACAATTGAATGTACTTTGGGAACGGTTTTGTGAAGCTAAGAACGAAGCTTACACCGCTTACACAGAGGCGCAAAACGGTGCACTTACGAAG caaCAGGCAATTTACACTGTTCAAAACGCAACGCCAGTTCAACCCAACCTTCATCTTGGGCTTTCCTATTCCTCGGCGAATGGCATTGACATCACCTGGGTGCCAACCGATGTTAAGTCTACACTGGGCTTTGATCGA ATTAGCATGATTGGACGTAATTTGTCAGAACTGGTTCATCCAGAGGACTACGCGGAGATTGTTCGTGTTTTTCTGACGGAACCATCTGCCGATGGTAGGCCTACTGTCGAGGACTCGAAAGACTTTACTTTTCCCGATTGTCGGATAACAGAATCCATCATCCATCGGTCGAAAACGGCACCTCAGTACCACACAGTTTTCTTGACCGGATACATCCGCCAGTGCATTCGAACTTCACGAGAGAAAACTAGTCATCAAGACAAGCAAATTATGCCTGCCTATACGGACTGTAGTTGTTGGCCCCGACTAGCTTCGTTTATCCACATCCGGACATACTATCAGTATATGACACTACACTCCATAGACGGAAGAATCATTCAAGCAGATAAACG GATCAAAATGGTTGCAGGTTATACGTGCGAGGAAGTCGTAAACAAAAAAGCTCACGATTTCATTGTAGAAGACGCCGTCAGTTTTGTTTCTGAAGCCCAAAACTATT gggtggaaaaaaatggCCGTGCAAATTGCATATCTTACCCATTAAAGGGTAAACACCAGATTGTTCATGTGAAATCTCGAGGTGAATTCGTTTACTATCGAGATTCTGATACTAATCAAatggtttttggttttattttaagcAATACTCTTATTCA TGAGGACGACTATCAAAGAGAACGATCATATCTTCAAGAGCAATGGAATACTTCCTGTGATACTTCAACATCATCG GTTGAAGAAAGTTACAATATTTCTTCGTCCACACCGGAGGCTTGTGGCATTGGCACACCAGTTCCAATGGAGCAAGACTCAATGGCAACGGATTTTCAAACATCATTTGCACTCTCCCCCGATGTATCTTTTTGTATGTCTCCCGATTTGTCTTTCTCTTAG
- the LOC124207227 gene encoding uncharacterized protein LOC124207227 isoform X3: MSQGLDQSAGHQSLSLLATESTRFLKMNTIMDVNYIHVKITSGLYSLVEDSEASKKKVWEKFLRIVYCDTRKMVTDDNSCRGYAACKVCGQICRLGPKGGTKELEDHFSLCSRAAAADNTALRLAEKQLKKENKNQTEKERKDEIKALNKESAFLVMGQESETIPLEEITKARLTRACLSEIPPSIVQFFTDGKSPKDRPMNFYEELQVQLNVLWERFCEAKNEAYTAYTEAQNGALTKAIYTVQNATPVQPNLHLGLSYSSANGIDITWVPTDVKSTLGFDRISMIGRNLSELVHPEDYAEIVRVFLTEPSADGRPTVEDSKDFTFPDCRITESIIHRSKTAPQYHTVFLTGYIRQCIRTSREKTSHQDKQIMPAYTDCSCWPRLASFIHIRTYYQYMTLHSIDGRIIQADKRIKMVAGYTCEEVVNKKAHDFIVEDAVSFVSEAQNYWVEKNGRANCISYPLKGKHQIVHVKSRGEFVYYRDSDTNQMVFGFILSNTLIHEDDYQRERSYLQEQWNTSCDTSTSSVEESYNISSSTPEACGIGTPVPMEQDSMATDFQTSFALSPDVSFCMSPDLSFS, encoded by the exons atgagTCAGGGATTAGACCAGTCTGCTGGACATCAGTCACTATCTCTCCTCGCAACGGAGAGCACTCGTTTCTTG AAGATGAATACCATAATGGACGTTAATTATATACATGTTAAAATAACCAGTGGTTTATATTCACTCGTGGAGGACAGTGAAGCATCCAAAAAGAAGGTCTGGGAAAAATTCCTTCGCATTGTTTACTGTGATACCAGGAAAATGGTGACAGACGATAACTCGTGTAGAGGCTACGCTGCGTGTAAGGTTTGTGGACAGATTTGCCGTCTGGGGCCCAAAGGCGGAACTAAAGAACTGGAGGATCATTTCAGCCTCTGTtctcgagcagcagcagcagacaatACGGCATTAAG attAGCAGAAAAgcaattgaaaaaggaaaacaagaatCAGACCGAAAAGGAACGTAAGGATGAAATTAAAGCACTCAATAAGGAATCGGCGTTTTTAGTGATGGGTCAAGAAAGTGAAACAATCCCATTGGAAGAGATTACAAAAGCTCGTCTAACGCGTGCTTGTCTGTCGGAAATTCCTCCATCGATAGTCCAATTTTTCACGGATGGAAAATCTCCAAAGGATAGGCCAATGa ACTTTTACGAAGAGCTTCAAGTACAATTGAATGTACTTTGGGAACGGTTTTGTGAAGCTAAGAACGAAGCTTACACCGCTTACACAGAGGCGCAAAACGGTGCACTTACGAAG GCAATTTACACTGTTCAAAACGCAACGCCAGTTCAACCCAACCTTCATCTTGGGCTTTCCTATTCCTCGGCGAATGGCATTGACATCACCTGGGTGCCAACCGATGTTAAGTCTACACTGGGCTTTGATCGA ATTAGCATGATTGGACGTAATTTGTCAGAACTGGTTCATCCAGAGGACTACGCGGAGATTGTTCGTGTTTTTCTGACGGAACCATCTGCCGATGGTAGGCCTACTGTCGAGGACTCGAAAGACTTTACTTTTCCCGATTGTCGGATAACAGAATCCATCATCCATCGGTCGAAAACGGCACCTCAGTACCACACAGTTTTCTTGACCGGATACATCCGCCAGTGCATTCGAACTTCACGAGAGAAAACTAGTCATCAAGACAAGCAAATTATGCCTGCCTATACGGACTGTAGTTGTTGGCCCCGACTAGCTTCGTTTATCCACATCCGGACATACTATCAGTATATGACACTACACTCCATAGACGGAAGAATCATTCAAGCAGATAAACG GATCAAAATGGTTGCAGGTTATACGTGCGAGGAAGTCGTAAACAAAAAAGCTCACGATTTCATTGTAGAAGACGCCGTCAGTTTTGTTTCTGAAGCCCAAAACTATT gggtggaaaaaaatggCCGTGCAAATTGCATATCTTACCCATTAAAGGGTAAACACCAGATTGTTCATGTGAAATCTCGAGGTGAATTCGTTTACTATCGAGATTCTGATACTAATCAAatggtttttggttttattttaagcAATACTCTTATTCA TGAGGACGACTATCAAAGAGAACGATCATATCTTCAAGAGCAATGGAATACTTCCTGTGATACTTCAACATCATCG GTTGAAGAAAGTTACAATATTTCTTCGTCCACACCGGAGGCTTGTGGCATTGGCACACCAGTTCCAATGGAGCAAGACTCAATGGCAACGGATTTTCAAACATCATTTGCACTCTCCCCCGATGTATCTTTTTGTATGTCTCCCGATTTGTCTTTCTCTTAG
- the LOC124207227 gene encoding uncharacterized protein LOC124207227 isoform X2: MSQGLDQSAGHQSLSLLATESTRFLMNTIMDVNYIHVKITSGLYSLVEDSEASKKKVWEKFLRIVYCDTRKMVTDDNSCRGYAACKVCGQICRLGPKGGTKELEDHFSLCSRAAAADNTALRLAEKQLKKENKNQTEKERKDEIKALNKESAFLVMGQESETIPLEEITKARLTRACLSEIPPSIVQFFTDGKSPKDRPMNFYEELQVQLNVLWERFCEAKNEAYTAYTEAQNGALTKQQAIYTVQNATPVQPNLHLGLSYSSANGIDITWVPTDVKSTLGFDRISMIGRNLSELVHPEDYAEIVRVFLTEPSADGRPTVEDSKDFTFPDCRITESIIHRSKTAPQYHTVFLTGYIRQCIRTSREKTSHQDKQIMPAYTDCSCWPRLASFIHIRTYYQYMTLHSIDGRIIQADKRIKMVAGYTCEEVVNKKAHDFIVEDAVSFVSEAQNYWVEKNGRANCISYPLKGKHQIVHVKSRGEFVYYRDSDTNQMVFGFILSNTLIHEDDYQRERSYLQEQWNTSCDTSTSSVEESYNISSSTPEACGIGTPVPMEQDSMATDFQTSFALSPDVSFCMSPDLSFS, translated from the exons atgagTCAGGGATTAGACCAGTCTGCTGGACATCAGTCACTATCTCTCCTCGCAACGGAGAGCACTCGTTTCTTG ATGAATACCATAATGGACGTTAATTATATACATGTTAAAATAACCAGTGGTTTATATTCACTCGTGGAGGACAGTGAAGCATCCAAAAAGAAGGTCTGGGAAAAATTCCTTCGCATTGTTTACTGTGATACCAGGAAAATGGTGACAGACGATAACTCGTGTAGAGGCTACGCTGCGTGTAAGGTTTGTGGACAGATTTGCCGTCTGGGGCCCAAAGGCGGAACTAAAGAACTGGAGGATCATTTCAGCCTCTGTtctcgagcagcagcagcagacaatACGGCATTAAG attAGCAGAAAAgcaattgaaaaaggaaaacaagaatCAGACCGAAAAGGAACGTAAGGATGAAATTAAAGCACTCAATAAGGAATCGGCGTTTTTAGTGATGGGTCAAGAAAGTGAAACAATCCCATTGGAAGAGATTACAAAAGCTCGTCTAACGCGTGCTTGTCTGTCGGAAATTCCTCCATCGATAGTCCAATTTTTCACGGATGGAAAATCTCCAAAGGATAGGCCAATGa ACTTTTACGAAGAGCTTCAAGTACAATTGAATGTACTTTGGGAACGGTTTTGTGAAGCTAAGAACGAAGCTTACACCGCTTACACAGAGGCGCAAAACGGTGCACTTACGAAG caaCAGGCAATTTACACTGTTCAAAACGCAACGCCAGTTCAACCCAACCTTCATCTTGGGCTTTCCTATTCCTCGGCGAATGGCATTGACATCACCTGGGTGCCAACCGATGTTAAGTCTACACTGGGCTTTGATCGA ATTAGCATGATTGGACGTAATTTGTCAGAACTGGTTCATCCAGAGGACTACGCGGAGATTGTTCGTGTTTTTCTGACGGAACCATCTGCCGATGGTAGGCCTACTGTCGAGGACTCGAAAGACTTTACTTTTCCCGATTGTCGGATAACAGAATCCATCATCCATCGGTCGAAAACGGCACCTCAGTACCACACAGTTTTCTTGACCGGATACATCCGCCAGTGCATTCGAACTTCACGAGAGAAAACTAGTCATCAAGACAAGCAAATTATGCCTGCCTATACGGACTGTAGTTGTTGGCCCCGACTAGCTTCGTTTATCCACATCCGGACATACTATCAGTATATGACACTACACTCCATAGACGGAAGAATCATTCAAGCAGATAAACG GATCAAAATGGTTGCAGGTTATACGTGCGAGGAAGTCGTAAACAAAAAAGCTCACGATTTCATTGTAGAAGACGCCGTCAGTTTTGTTTCTGAAGCCCAAAACTATT gggtggaaaaaaatggCCGTGCAAATTGCATATCTTACCCATTAAAGGGTAAACACCAGATTGTTCATGTGAAATCTCGAGGTGAATTCGTTTACTATCGAGATTCTGATACTAATCAAatggtttttggttttattttaagcAATACTCTTATTCA TGAGGACGACTATCAAAGAGAACGATCATATCTTCAAGAGCAATGGAATACTTCCTGTGATACTTCAACATCATCG GTTGAAGAAAGTTACAATATTTCTTCGTCCACACCGGAGGCTTGTGGCATTGGCACACCAGTTCCAATGGAGCAAGACTCAATGGCAACGGATTTTCAAACATCATTTGCACTCTCCCCCGATGTATCTTTTTGTATGTCTCCCGATTTGTCTTTCTCTTAG
- the LOC124207232 gene encoding B-cell CLL/lymphoma 7 protein family member A-like isoform X2, which translates to MSRSVRAETRSRAKDDIKRVMQVVDKVRHWEKKWVTIGDTTMKIFKWVPVSQIEMVKKKGKDSKMNKENDTSKKETSFISFSGEDSNTSFSLTSESQGPLDFASTQLMASEDSNSLYEPGVKRLKME; encoded by the exons ATGTCTCGGTCAGTTAGGGCAGAAACACGTAGCAGAGCTAAAGATGACATCAAACGAGTCATGCAAGTCGTGGACAAAGTCCGGCATTG GGAGAAGAAATGGGTTACAATCGGAGACACTacaatgaaaattttcaaatgggtTCCAGTTTCTCAAATAGAAATGGTG aaaaagaagggaaaagattcgaaaatgaacaaagaaaaCGACACCTCCAAAAAAGAGACATCTTTTATCAGTTTCAGTGGAGAAGATTCAAACAcaa GTTTTTCCCTGACAAGTGAATCTCAAGGTCCACTTGACTTTGCATCCACACAGCTCATGGCGTCAGAAGACTCCAATTCTTTGTATGAACCCGGAGTGAAGAgattaaaaatggaatga
- the LOC124207232 gene encoding B-cell CLL/lymphoma 7 protein family member A-like isoform X3, with product MSRSVRAETRSRAKDDIKRVMQVVDKVRHWEKKWVTIGDTTMKIFKWVPVSQIEMKKKGKDSKMNKENDTSKKETSFISFSGEDSNTSFSLTSESQGPLDFASTQLMASEDSNSLYEPGVKRLKME from the exons ATGTCTCGGTCAGTTAGGGCAGAAACACGTAGCAGAGCTAAAGATGACATCAAACGAGTCATGCAAGTCGTGGACAAAGTCCGGCATTG GGAGAAGAAATGGGTTACAATCGGAGACACTacaatgaaaattttcaaatgggtTCCAGTTTCTCAAATAGAAATG aaaaagaagggaaaagattcgaaaatgaacaaagaaaaCGACACCTCCAAAAAAGAGACATCTTTTATCAGTTTCAGTGGAGAAGATTCAAACAcaa GTTTTTCCCTGACAAGTGAATCTCAAGGTCCACTTGACTTTGCATCCACACAGCTCATGGCGTCAGAAGACTCCAATTCTTTGTATGAACCCGGAGTGAAGAgattaaaaatggaatga
- the LOC124207232 gene encoding B-cell CLL/lymphoma 7 protein family member A-like isoform X1, producing the protein MSRSVRAETRSRAKDDIKRVMQVVDKVRHWEKKWVTIGDTTMKIFKWVPVSQIEMVVNIHDNCSRLFLANQVCNIQQKKKGKDSKMNKENDTSKKETSFISFSGEDSNTSFSLTSESQGPLDFASTQLMASEDSNSLYEPGVKRLKME; encoded by the exons ATGTCTCGGTCAGTTAGGGCAGAAACACGTAGCAGAGCTAAAGATGACATCAAACGAGTCATGCAAGTCGTGGACAAAGTCCGGCATTG GGAGAAGAAATGGGTTACAATCGGAGACACTacaatgaaaattttcaaatgggtTCCAGTTTCTCAAATAGAAATGGTGGTAAACATTCACGATAATTGTTCTAGACTGTTTTTGGCTAACCAGGTGTGTAAtattcaacagaaaaagaagggaaaagattcgaaaatgaacaaagaaaaCGACACCTCCAAAAAAGAGACATCTTTTATCAGTTTCAGTGGAGAAGATTCAAACAcaa GTTTTTCCCTGACAAGTGAATCTCAAGGTCCACTTGACTTTGCATCCACACAGCTCATGGCGTCAGAAGACTCCAATTCTTTGTATGAACCCGGAGTGAAGAgattaaaaatggaatga